CGTTAACCTCTCGAGTTAGGGAATAACATGcgcaacaaaaaatattaaagtatgGTCATCATCTACGTACAAGGTAACGAAACTGAGATTTTCCGGTTtgtttttctgagttttggCCTTTGACGCAagtaattgatttgaattgttcTATTTATTATTGTGGTGTTCAATGTTCAAACCCTTTTTAGTGCAATATATCTAACGGATCAAACTTTTGCGCCTAAAATATGAAATGTCTAATGTATATATTGGATGCTTAGGTTGAGCTATTGAAATATGTTAACTTTAGAAGTGACATGTCAAATCTCCTCCCTTTAATCAGATTGTTGAAGGAACAACGAAATTGCGTTCTTACGTACTGACAAGGTCCGATTAGTTTGGAGTGAAAGCAAAGAATGTAGTTTAATTTGACTTCAAAACATTTTCAATAATAACGACCAAAACAATATCACTATTAAATGTTATTAATATGTTATTGTTTTTTACGTAAGCAATATCTCATCAGCTATGTAGCTATCAAAAGAATAGCAATAGCTTTgagattttattatattaacttGCCCTGAAAATAtacattattttaaatttaaattacacaGTTTATGAATAAGGTTTATAGGTCATATCTGATTGTATTGTTGTTGAACTTTGCTAAGAGGAATAAAAACTGGAACTCTTTCCAGTTTTTCTCTAAAGTGCCGGTTATTCTGAAATATGCAACATACCAGCTGttgattataaaataaattgtttgaaaacagttttgttatgtttttttttcctaATCAATCAGAGTTCTGCTGGATAAATAATGGAAATACGAATAACATGAATAATAGCACGCCTTATCTTTTATAATTAGAGTTttactatttaaattttttattaaaattatcgtATTATcctaaaacaaaaaagttaaagattaaaataattttttgatttattttcaatttattttaatattagtcTTAACATCTATTGATATTATAGTTAGATGatagattttataaattaattgttatttttattgtgttaaattaagatattattgtactagtattaacaaattttatgtttttttaattaattatttttaaaatttgaaacttgATTCTTGATAAATGTTAGTGAAAatatacattttaaattttaattttaaattttaaattattttatatttttaatttacgtaaaatcaattttattaatttaattaataatttataagttaaattaataaactaataaatcaataatttatCCGATTCGACCACCTCACAACTATAATTGAATGAAATCTTTTCTCATTTTTAAGAGGGTTTTATCAGATAGGCAATAACTTTTACAAATAATATGAACAATAGACTTTAAAATTgacctaataaaataaaaaaatattatacccCAAATTATCTCCTAAATCTTAACATTAGTATAACTATTTGAATTGAATATCCAACCATTATTAacatgaataaattaaaaataataaacataatcatctGTATACctattaaattaagaaaaagtatagggtaCTAACATACTATCCGTCAACTTCTGccaacttttatttatatttgtgtttcatggaagtgtattcgtagatgtgtctaataattaatatattttaaatacatataaagagacacatccagaaaatatatctataaagacacttctgttaaacacagttataaaaaagacatttttattagacacatctacgaacacacaattataaataagagttggtaGAAGTTGACAGATATGCTATTAATAACGTAGCAAAACCATTAAATTAAACATACAATATATTCATCGTTTACATTATTTTATATTCTCATTATCAAtctatgttttttctttttaaaatttttggagcaAAGAAGGAGAGGCCATTAGTCGCGTCCTCTGTGTAAGGCAACACTTCAATTTGCTGACGCGAGCATCCCAGTTCTTAGGGCCAAAAAAGTCATTTGATGTGAAAACGAGTAACAGCGTTATGTGGTCGCAGACTTTCGTGAATGAGACCCACACCCAAACTTAAACTCGGGACGCGGTCCATTTTACTTCAAAACActactcttatttttttaaccaCCTCTAATTATTCAAAAGAAAGTCAGACCCCACCACTAATTTCCAAATTCCCGTACACACTACCATTTCAAATATGTTCGTTATAAAAATCTATCTATATGTACTACGTAATTATGACAAAATTGAAGGGCATTGACCAAAACACGAAATTATACACCCATCTCTTTAAATACACCTTGAAACATTCACCTTCTTGGATTTCAAGCGCACACTAGTTCATTCATATCATAAAATCTTATTTGACGCTGTCTTCCCCCACCTCCATTCTCAACAACAAAACTAACAACGAACTCCATCTTGTAtcaaagaagatgatgatgatgcagaTGTGCTCCACCGTGCCATCAGTTCACAGCATCCATAACAAGTTGCAGGCAACAAGGTGCCCCAGTTTCAGATGCCGCACCGCCTCACCTCTCAACCCTGCAGCTTCCGTCAAGCCTTTCGTTTCTACCGAGTCAACTCGCTTGCACCTCTCTAACCTCGAAAAGCTCCTCGATACCCAAAAGCCCCTCCAACAACAACACAATAAAATCACAAGCACTGACGATTCATCATCGTCCACGGAGAAGAAAGCAAAAAGTTTCCTTGAAGGACTCAACTTAGGGAGATTGTGGTCTTCGGAAATGAAAGCAGCCGCCGAGGATATGTCCCCGCGAAACCTCCACCGCCTGCAGCGCCTCCTGTCCAAGACAGCCGAGTATTCGCCGCGAAACGTCCTCGGCAGCCGGTGGAGGGAGTACCACGGCAGCAATGACTGGAAAGGGATGCTCGATCCGCTCGATGAGAATCTCCGCCGGGAGGTTGTCCGGTACGGCGAGTTCGTCCAGGCCGCCTACCAAGCTTTCCACTCTGACCCCGCCATGTCCACGGAGGCCCCGCCACAGCCCCGCCACGTGGCCCTCCATGACAGGACATATAAGGTCACCAAGAGCCTCTACGCCACGTCATCTATTGGGTTGCCCAAATGGGTCGATGACGTGGCACCGGATCTCGGGTGGATGACCCAGCGCTCTAGCTGGGTCGGGTACGTCGCAGTTTGTGATGACCAAAGAGAGATCGCACGGTTGGGAAGGAGGGACATCGTGATTGCCCTTCGCGGAACTTCAACTTGTCTGGAATGGGCCGAGAATCTTCGAGCCCAGTTGATTGATCACCCTGATGATAACAAGGAAGATGATAACCAAGGAAGGCCCAAAGTGGAGTGCGGGTTCTTGAGCCTGTACAAGACACGTGGTGCTCACGTGCCTAGCTTAGCCGAGTCTGTGGTGGAAGAAATTAAGCGGTTATTGGAGGTTTACAAGGGTGAGAGCCTAAGCATCACAATCACAGGCCACAGTTTGGGCGCAACGCTGGCGTTGTTGGTGGCCGATGAGATAAGCACGTGCAGCCCAAACATGCCACCGGTGGCTGTTTTCTCCTTTGGTGGGCCTCGAGTGGGTAACAAGGCCTTTGGAAACAGAGTTACGGCCCGTAATGTGAAAGTGCTTAGAATTGTGAACTCGCAAGACGTGATTACGAGAGTGCCTGGAATATTTGTAAGCGAGGAGGTAGAGGAAAAAATAAGGAACTCCAAGGTTGGTGGTGGTGTCATGAACATGCTTGAAGAGAATACACCGTTGGCTTACTCACACGTGGGGACCGAGCTACGTGTCGACACCAAGATGTCGCCTTATCTAAAGCCGGATGCTGACATGGCATGTTGCCATGACCTGGAGGCTTACCTGCACTTGGTGGATGGTTTCCTGGCATCTAATTGTCCATTTAGAGCAAATGCTAAGAGAAGCCTGGCTAGATTGATGCAGGATCAAGGCTCTAATGTCAAGAAATTGTATGTTAGCAAGGCAAAAGCTTTGACTGTTAATCTTAAGAGACAAGGATCTATGTCCATGTCCATGTCCACTTGTTTGCCTAGTCCATCTTAAACCACTCTAATAATATTTATGTGTAATTCTTagatgaaaacaaaaaatgtgaatatattttatttgaggatGTTACACATACACACAGGTTGTGCTTTTTGTCTTCCACATAATTCTGACAAATATGTTATTACTAAAACTCACATACATATAGTTATTTTTAGACGAAGattatagttaaaaattattaaataatttaatatattgactaaattatcatttaaaaattctcaacttttaaatttctttcatTCATAGAGGATGACAGAAACTCCAGATATGCACTTTAGATAAAGTATATGCTGCTATTTCCCTCAGTTGAACTAGTACGTACTTGCATATCAGCTTCCTATATACTATGCATGGCGAACAACAAGGGTTAGGTTTTTTCCCACTTAAGTTTAGGAATCTGGAATCTCTCACGAGCAAATGTGGTTCAGGGTTTATCAAATTAGGAAATGGAAGGCGAAGCAAGCACAACATTTTAGTAGCCAAGAGAGCATCGTCGAGTGTTGATGAGCCACATGTAGTGTTACGTACTTGTAACTAATTGCGCCATTAAGGAGACTCACGGAAGAACTAACGAAACTCAATGTAAAAGTTTCTAATAGCTAGATCTATATGACATTTAAAATTTTCCAAAgccttaaaattaaaaaaataataattgaactTACATATCCTTTTATTCTAACATgttaaattaatagaataattttttgCATTTGGGAAACTTATATTTCCAGTAACTATTTCAGTATTGCAAAAATGGCACATACTTTAGCAGTAGAAACAAACCTAAAAGGACAAGCATATTGTGGTAGTTGAATTCTTTAAGGGGAATTAAGGAAGGAACCATACATGCCATTTTTTGATTGAGTAGTTTAGTTTCTACATGCCTATGGAAATCCTGCACGTGAAAATGAGATGAAAGAAGTAAAATAATGAGAAGAAGAGACTACAAGAGGAGTGGCATCATGATTACTGTGACGTACTGGGTTGGATTCGCACTTGAATCGGACCGTTTTAAATGTGTGGTTGGCTTCTATGGTTATCGGATCAATCATCTCTTAACTTTTCAAACCTGTCTCCACATGCAAAACACTAGGACTTTAATTAAGGTTGTGAAtatatttatgattttgttaGATAGACGATAACTTTTTGTAAATAATGtgaatgataaattttaaaattgacctaattaataaaatgaaaaatacttTAATCTTAAATTATTCTATATACTTTAACATTAGAATAAATATCTGTACacttaataaattgaatatgaataaatcaaataaaaaaataactatctaactaaaaataatgaACATAATTATTTGTATacctattaaattaaatatccaacatattcatttttcatattgtttaatattCTCATTGGatacttatatttttcttttatttaactgTTTACAATGTCATTTTTTAGGTATCAATGGTTGAAGTATCTACCTTTAAGTAATTCCTTCACCCAAACTCTACCAACCGCCGCGTGAAAGGAAGCAGAAATGtaatattttgatatattcAATAGAagactttttatattatttcaaaaacagaaaatagttAGCAGTATATATAGTTTTTTTAGGAagttacttttatttttgaccCAAAGTGGGAACATTACGAAGAATTTCCTGTACATGACATCACCAAAGTAGTTAGGAGGATATATCGTTACAAAATATCATAATAAGAAATGtaatatatgtgtgtgtgtaaattttttatatgtttcaAGAGAAAATGAATGTTTTCCTTATgtactatttattttgttagtttaatattaatttcaattttattaatatttttaaaattaaaataaaaaatagactaTAATATTGATGTAAAAAAACAATTAATTGATCAAAATAACAACACTTACTTATTCTTGGAAGTTGAAACACCTGTAAAATTTCTCAcacataatttattttgatacaccttttatatttttaattagaatttatgatTTTAGCATGCAaacattttatataaaaaatgaattatattATCATTTTCATTAGTATTAGTATATACGAGACACGGTTGAAAAAACCTAGAGTAAGAGTCAAATATTTCTACTTATATGACTCTactaaaactttttaaataactttgagtaatttcattttcttagATCTAAAAAAGTtgacatttatttaaatataagaaTCTTGATTACAATAGTAAACTTAAAGAGGATAATGATTTAGGTGTAATTTATTTGTCAAATGTGAATAAACAATATACCTATATTGAACAAATAAATATTGTTGAATATGATGGCACCTTCCTAGAAAAAGTGGTaggaaaggaagaaagaaagggatataggaaaaagagaagaaaaatgaagttgagAAAAGACTGAAAGAGTTGGACTCATTCTAAAGCATTCAAGATTCAATAACATCACTCGGCTGCTTCAGGCTGAGCATGGAAACCGATGAAGACCTTCCCACATATGATCCCCTCTCGTATGTTTCAAAGAGGGAGCGCTCTCGTCTCAGATCAGCACAGAAGGCTGTCCACCTCATCCCTCTTCTCGTTCTTCTCTGCGCCATCATCCTCTGGTTCTTCTCTGCTCCTACTCCTTCACCGCAAAAAGGTTCGTCTCggatttatttatatatgttcgCATGAAAGTTCGTTGGAATTGGATTTTTATCAACAGTTGTTAActgattttgagttttgacctaagttttttcctttccttttatttaattttttcagcCTGAGGAAGCTGAAGTGGAATCCTGAAGATGACAAGAGCAGTTGAAGTGCTATTTCATTTTGTCAAATGATTTTGTGGTTCGCTTTTGATTAGATTAAATGATGGCTTGGATGGACTAGTTTAGTTTTAAAATgtaaacaaagaaaatcatagATATGGTTCTTAGTTCAGAAATACTCCAATCTTGATTGTATTCTTATCTATAATATATGGCTTTTATTGTGTTGAGATTGAAAGCTTGTATTTGAGGTGTATCTGAGATATTTCTGGCAACTGAAACAAAAGCTTGCAATTGCATTAATGAATACAGGCATGTCTCTATCTTTACATTGATTTAATGTATTATACATTCAGGTGTTGGATTTAGTAGAAATAAACTACTATTTGCTCCCATTATCATTCTTCTTCATAGACTCTCAGGAGTAAAATTTGTATGCTCCAACAATGGTCCAAGCCTTACTAACTTAGGTATGACAATGTTGTTCCTAACAGAACACACCAATGGATTCTCCCACTGCAATATGGAACCCACAAAGTATGCACGAACAGTGAGTGGAAACACTCGGGGCCATCTTTCACTGCCATATGACCTCAAAGCTTCTTCAACTGATGAGTGGTCCTCATTAGACTTGATGGCCCCTGCAAGCTTCTTAGCAAGAACCACAGCATCCTCAAGTGCACAACATGCTCCTTGCCCCAGATTCGGAGTCATCGGATGCCAAGCATCTCCGACCACCACCACTTTACCAGCAGAAGCAGGTGGACTTACGGCCGGCCAAAGCCACCGATCTACCAGCGGAGTCTTGCTGACAGTCTCGTCGGCTGTAGCGTCCACTATGTCCAAAAGCTCCGAAGGCCAATTCTTGACTAGTTCTTTAGCTTCCTTCTTAAGAACACTTGGATCAGTTATTTTTGGACCTGCCATTCAACTCAAACTATTTTTCAAATGAACCAAGATAACTtcaagattcaactttcatagattgttggtataaaatATGTCTATATAGATAATCTAATTATGTGTAGAGCTATTATTTAGGACCTGGGGATGAACTGTTAAAGCAGATGAACCAGTAAACTTTTGTTGGAGAAACAGGAACATATCCTGCACGCACTCCTCTACCGTAGATATAATTTACTCTTGGTTCATAAGGCTGTCCTTCTGAATAAGAAGCAAGTCCACGGAAAGCACAATGACCAACATAATTTGCCTTAGAAAACCCCATCCACTTTGCTATTGGTGATCGAATCCCATCACAACCTATCAAAATCTAATTATTCATGAGATTAACTTATTAGAGAGAATCATAATTGGCCATCATATTTCAATCACATAACTAATTACTCATTTCGTTGTTACTGCTACTTTTTGTTACATTCTTGGATCAATATATATGGAATTTAAGCTGAGCTAATTAAACCAGAATATACACTACTAACCTTTGCAAGAAGCTTAGACCCATCTGCAAGTTCCAACAAGGTTTCCCCATCTGGATTTGATTCAATCCTTGCTAGCTTTGAAGAAAACTGAATTACATCGTGGGGGAGCTGGGCAGCTAAGGTTTCCAAAAGTACTCGCCTTTCCACAGCTCGCACCTCTTGGCTGCAGCATACCCCTTCTTTAACAATTTGATAAACAGAGAAACGTATAGTATAAACTAAGCCGCCAAAAGGTAAATTAAGAAAGCTTGGGATTTTTGAATGAGTCTGGGTACCTTTGATCCTCTTGTTTGAAAGTGAAGGAACGTAGTTCTCTGCCATCCTCAGACTTCACCACCATCCTGTACAGCTGATAATATGAACCAGATCAAGCTCAGCTGATAATAATTAAGAATGAATAATAGTAATTACTATAATAATGTACCCTTGAATTTCCAAGAAGTGAGGTCTGAGATAATGAGCGATTCCAATAGCATCGAGTACCCTCCAGCCGTTCTTGAAGAGGGTGAGGGAAGTGCCACCGGTTCGAAGGGAGTCAGCCTGCTCAAGAACGAGGGACTTAACTCCAAGCCTGTGAAGGGAGACAGCAGTTGCAAGGCCAGCAATGCCAGCACCCACGATAACAACATCTTCCTTCCGGACTTGAGCCTTCATTTCAGATTTGCTTCTGTGGTGGTTCTGGTACTTCTGTTTTCGGAGTTGGAAGAACAAATTAGATGTTGTGGCGTGAGAAGAAGAAGGTAGAAGAGGTTTGGGAAAGGCAAGAGACGcggttgttgttgatgatgtgGCCATGGATGAAGCAAAGGATGATTGTTGAATCGTGAATGCTGGCTATGCCAACCAACATACAGAGGTCATAGGAGATAGTAACGGTGCATGTGTGGCTGCGTGTTCAGCCTTCCGCCGTAGAAACGAGTGGTGACTGCTCACTCAGGAtcatttcttcatcttttttttctcttttcgaAAGTACTATTATATTTACCAGCATTTCTccatgaaaaaaattagaaattatttatttatttattttaaataattaatcatgttattaaacaaattatataaaataatatatataaatatatgtttttttttcatgtttttaagttttaacaatTCTTCATAATTTCCTAAGCTAACAAATAccttggaattttttatttaaataaataaaataaaactattaattaccgaaataaataattttaaaatgtatctcgtttacacggAGTTGTGTCTCACCGGCTATAAAATAATGTGTAATCATTGGTATTCTTCACAAATTTTTCGTATCATATTTCTCACAAATACAATGCATGGCCAGTAATAGTCCGTACATAGTTGTGCTTGTGTATCCCAACTGCCGTATGA
The Arachis duranensis cultivar V14167 chromosome 5, aradu.V14167.gnm2.J7QH, whole genome shotgun sequence genome window above contains:
- the LOC107487504 gene encoding monooxygenase 2 isoform X2 is translated as MVVKSEDGRELRSFTFKQEDQSQEVRAVERRVLLETLAAQLPHDVIQFSSKLARIESNPDGETLLELADGSKLLAKILIGCDGIRSPIAKWMGFSKANYVGHCAFRGLASYSEGQPYEPRVNYIYGRGVRAGYVPVSPTKVYWFICFNSSSPGPKITDPSVLKKEAKELVKNWPSELLDIVDATADETVSKTPLVDRWLWPAVSPPASAGKVVVVGDAWHPMTPNLGQGACCALEDAVVLAKKLAGAIKSNEDHSSVEEALRSYGSERWPRVFPLTVRAYFVGSILQWENPLVCSVRNNIVIPKLVRLGPLLEHTNFTPESL
- the LOC107487503 gene encoding phospholipase A1-Ibeta2, chloroplastic → MMMMQMCSTVPSVHSIHNKLQATRCPSFRCRTASPLNPAASVKPFVSTESTRLHLSNLEKLLDTQKPLQQQHNKITSTDDSSSSTEKKAKSFLEGLNLGRLWSSEMKAAAEDMSPRNLHRLQRLLSKTAEYSPRNVLGSRWREYHGSNDWKGMLDPLDENLRREVVRYGEFVQAAYQAFHSDPAMSTEAPPQPRHVALHDRTYKVTKSLYATSSIGLPKWVDDVAPDLGWMTQRSSWVGYVAVCDDQREIARLGRRDIVIALRGTSTCLEWAENLRAQLIDHPDDNKEDDNQGRPKVECGFLSLYKTRGAHVPSLAESVVEEIKRLLEVYKGESLSITITGHSLGATLALLVADEISTCSPNMPPVAVFSFGGPRVGNKAFGNRVTARNVKVLRIVNSQDVITRVPGIFVSEEVEEKIRNSKVGGGVMNMLEENTPLAYSHVGTELRVDTKMSPYLKPDADMACCHDLEAYLHLVDGFLASNCPFRANAKRSLARLMQDQGSNVKKLYVSKAKALTVNLKRQGSMSMSMSTCLPSPS
- the LOC107487504 gene encoding monooxygenase 2 isoform X1, whose translation is MATSSTTTASLAFPKPLLPSSSHATTSNLFFQLRKQKYQNHHRSKSEMKAQVRKEDVVIVGAGIAGLATAVSLHRLGVKSLVLEQADSLRTGGTSLTLFKNGWRVLDAIGIAHYLRPHFLEIQGMVVKSEDGRELRSFTFKQEDQSQEVRAVERRVLLETLAAQLPHDVIQFSSKLARIESNPDGETLLELADGSKLLAKILIGCDGIRSPIAKWMGFSKANYVGHCAFRGLASYSEGQPYEPRVNYIYGRGVRAGYVPVSPTKVYWFICFNSSSPGPKITDPSVLKKEAKELVKNWPSELLDIVDATADETVSKTPLVDRWLWPAVSPPASAGKVVVVGDAWHPMTPNLGQGACCALEDAVVLAKKLAGAIKSNEDHSSVEEALRSYGSERWPRVFPLTVRAYFVGSILQWENPLVCSVRNNIVIPKLVRLGPLLEHTNFTPESL